The proteins below come from a single Prolixibacter sp. NT017 genomic window:
- a CDS encoding RagB/SusD family nutrient uptake outer membrane protein, giving the protein MKKYISILLLSLAFVWGCDDKAFLDREPTNILIDDQVWTDKSLILSVVADLYDRIPEYQTIENWWNYADFDEGFGSANGDYWRSKNNDWGYGEWSLWNYNYIREINLFIQKAESDLTNSLAPADKARFIAEGRFLRATAYFELVKRMGGVPLILEPLTYDFSGDPSYLQYPRAKESEVYDFILSELDAIKKDLPNDVNIKGRATQGLILAMESRVALYAGSIAKYGANTPNVTLSGGEVGIPANMATSYYQKALSAAEELINSGTYALYQKKENLSENFASLFIDKNANPEVIFVKDFKLQSGKVEPFTLQNQPWSGAEDLEGGRLNPSLNLVQSFEKLDNTFETFQTNTADGNFIYYDNPSDIFAGRDARLAGTVMIPGSKYKGKDLDIWAGYMQADGAIITGDTYGARKELPNGEVAQVVGFDGPIDGLEFTAQTGFYVRKFMDTAAGSGQRGLNSEVWWVRYRLAEVYLNAAEAAFELGQPEKAATYMDVVRRRAGFKTDLTAADMTFDRIVHERKVELAFEGHELWDMKRWRLAHIVWNGESLPLTTKPWKADEVSNRVFGLWPYKYYAPGDPNDGKYVYVQHLPAQVTGADRFRLGNYYSKISDEILNNNPQIVRNPNQN; this is encoded by the coding sequence ATGAAAAAATATATTTCAATATTGTTGTTATCCTTGGCTTTCGTCTGGGGATGTGATGATAAAGCTTTCCTGGACCGGGAACCTACGAATATTTTGATAGACGATCAGGTATGGACTGATAAAAGCCTTATACTTTCAGTAGTTGCCGATTTATATGACCGAATTCCGGAGTATCAAACCATCGAGAATTGGTGGAATTATGCTGATTTTGACGAAGGATTTGGTTCGGCGAACGGAGATTATTGGCGAAGTAAAAATAATGATTGGGGCTACGGAGAATGGTCGTTATGGAATTACAATTACATCCGGGAGATTAATCTTTTTATCCAAAAAGCTGAATCAGATCTTACCAATAGCTTAGCTCCGGCCGATAAAGCCCGGTTTATTGCAGAAGGACGTTTCTTGAGAGCAACGGCTTATTTTGAGTTAGTGAAACGCATGGGAGGAGTGCCGCTTATTCTGGAACCACTTACTTATGACTTTAGTGGGGACCCTTCCTACTTGCAATATCCGCGAGCTAAAGAATCGGAAGTGTATGATTTTATTCTTAGTGAACTCGATGCGATAAAAAAGGATCTTCCCAATGATGTGAATATTAAAGGGAGAGCCACTCAAGGGTTAATTTTGGCGATGGAATCAAGGGTAGCTCTCTATGCTGGCTCTATAGCGAAATACGGGGCGAACACACCTAATGTTACTTTGTCTGGCGGTGAAGTTGGCATTCCGGCTAATATGGCTACCAGTTATTACCAAAAAGCTCTTAGTGCCGCGGAAGAACTAATCAATAGCGGAACTTATGCTCTGTATCAGAAAAAAGAAAATCTGTCTGAGAACTTTGCCAGTCTTTTCATTGATAAGAATGCTAATCCGGAAGTTATTTTTGTAAAAGATTTTAAACTTCAGAGTGGTAAGGTCGAGCCATTTACATTGCAAAACCAACCATGGTCCGGAGCCGAGGATCTGGAAGGGGGACGGCTGAATCCTTCTTTAAATCTGGTCCAATCTTTTGAAAAATTGGATAATACGTTTGAAACTTTCCAGACAAATACAGCAGATGGTAACTTTATCTATTACGATAATCCAAGTGATATTTTTGCTGGCCGCGACGCTCGGCTTGCGGGAACCGTAATGATTCCCGGCTCTAAATACAAAGGGAAAGATCTGGATATCTGGGCCGGTTATATGCAGGCCGATGGGGCGATTATTACCGGAGATACATATGGTGCTCGTAAGGAACTTCCCAATGGAGAAGTAGCTCAGGTGGTCGGCTTTGACGGACCTATTGATGGTTTGGAGTTTACCGCTCAGACAGGATTTTACGTAAGGAAGTTTATGGACACAGCAGCAGGTTCTGGTCAACGTGGGTTAAACAGCGAGGTATGGTGGGTGCGCTACCGACTTGCAGAGGTTTACTTAAATGCTGCTGAAGCTGCATTTGAACTGGGGCAACCTGAAAAAGCTGCGACCTATATGGATGTTGTTCGGAGAAGAGCAGGATTTAAAACTGACTTAACAGCAGCAGATATGACTTTCGATCGTATCGTTCATGAACGGAAGGTTGAATTGGCTTTTGAAGGCCATGAACTCTGGGATATGAAGCGGTGGCGTTTGGCTCATATTGTCTGGAATGGAGAATCATTGCCGCTTACAACAAAACCATGGAAAGCTGATGAAGTAAGTAACCGGGTATTTGGCTTATGGCCTTACAAATATTATGCGCCCGGGGATCCAAATGACGGCAAATATGTTTATGTTCAACACTTGCCTGCTCAGGTGACGGGTGCAGATAGATTCCGTTTAGGTAATTATTATTCGAAAATCAGCGATGAAATTTTGAATAACAATCCACAAATTGTTAGAAATCCTAATCAAAACTAA